One Pseudanabaena sp. BC1403 genomic window carries:
- a CDS encoding pentapeptide repeat-containing protein: protein MAVWGQICRVLRINRKKSNDFKTVKNDVDSNEKNLQGVCLDGQDLSDKDLSEANLQGASLNGANLRGVNLQGANLNGASLDNANLQGVNLGGASMNRVSLRGANLSFVNLDGVSLRGADLTRADLREANLRGAILRRADLEYVNMNGADLEGANLGGANFYNVSLQGAKLRGAIARGTNFWGAKLHRADFRSASLLGAKFEEAILTEANLDEADMLRTKFKNANLENASLRGSKLNNSDIEGANLCRANLDDAVMIQTNLENANLEEASLQRVKLNNSMIRNAILCNANLEGAEIWESNFSHANLNGANLKKVKAKRANFYKATLIEANLTEAIITCTNFEETNLTDAWIENTEMIRINLTNANLGNAILKRSVLSNSVIRGAKMHGANLEKAYIREADLSDVDLRSANLHGAMLDGSKFSNANLDKANLSGARLRGAYLDSASLIEVNLEGAEMHRVQLERANLSCAKLYNAEIEGADLAYANLNFAQLREVKLNGADLRFANLSEADLSDSDLQGANLSFANLTKANLTRCCLIRSDLSAVCLKESSLEKSDLTGAKLSIANLEQAVLIHARMVRTNFGDANLASTQLQNTNLTCAYLSGANLQGANLDGANLQDASVIGVYFDEEISIGGLLPKDFDLTYDERLSDANKVLNILKDIILKELRKRSKYLVDRENFLGSQECNRIILEFTPYIDRFDKAINPVSDTLSDNNDDNLDQLTKEQIVEEFSNINDVIQRMKDIVARLLTSLHI, encoded by the coding sequence ATGGCTGTATGGGGACAAATATGCAGGGTTTTAAGGATTAATCGAAAGAAAAGCAACGATTTTAAGACAGTCAAAAATGATGTCGATAGTAACGAAAAAAATCTTCAAGGGGTATGCCTAGATGGTCAAGATTTATCGGATAAGGATCTAAGTGAAGCAAATCTTCAAGGTGCTAGCTTAAATGGAGCGAATTTACGTGGAGTGAATCTGCAAGGAGCAAATCTAAATGGCGCTAGTTTAGATAATGCAAATCTTCAAGGTGTAAATCTTGGTGGTGCATCAATGAACAGGGTAAGCCTTCGTGGTGCGAATTTAAGCTTTGTAAACCTTGATGGTGTAAGTTTGCGTGGTGCAGATTTGACTAGAGCAGATTTAAGAGAAGCTAATTTGAGGGGGGCAATACTTCGACGAGCTGATCTTGAATATGTAAACATGAATGGCGCTGATCTCGAAGGAGCAAATTTAGGAGGTGCAAATTTTTATAATGTGAGTTTGCAAGGAGCTAAACTTCGTGGAGCAATCGCAAGGGGAACCAATTTTTGGGGTGCGAAATTGCATCGCGCTGATTTTCGTTCTGCAAGTCTTCTTGGAGCCAAATTTGAAGAAGCAATTCTAACTGAGGCAAATTTAGATGAAGCAGATATGTTAAGGACAAAATTTAAAAATGCAAATTTAGAGAATGCAAGTCTTCGAGGGAGTAAGTTAAACAACTCTGATATTGAGGGTGCAAATTTGTGTCGAGCAAACTTAGATGATGCGGTGATGATACAGACGAATCTTGAGAATGCAAATTTAGAGGAAGCGAGCCTTCAAAGAGTTAAATTAAATAATTCTATGATTAGAAATGCAATCTTGTGTAATGCCAACTTGGAAGGGGCGGAGATTTGGGAATCAAATTTTAGTCATGCAAATTTAAATGGAGCAAATCTTAAAAAGGTAAAAGCAAAGAGAGCAAACTTCTATAAAGCCACATTGATCGAGGCTAATTTAACAGAAGCTATAATCACTTGTACAAATTTTGAAGAAACAAATCTTACTGATGCATGGATTGAAAACACGGAAATGATTCGTATAAATCTAACAAATGCAAACTTAGGAAACGCAATTCTTAAAAGGAGTGTACTTAGTAATTCTGTTATTAGAGGTGCAAAGATGCACGGAGCAAATCTTGAAAAAGCTTATATCCGCGAAGCTGACTTAAGTGATGTTGATTTAAGAAGCGCAAATCTACATGGTGCTATGCTTGATGGGTCTAAATTTTCCAACGCGAATCTCGATAAAGCCAATCTTTCAGGTGCAAGATTGCGAGGTGCTTACCTAGATTCAGCTAGTTTAATCGAAGTAAATTTAGAGGGTGCAGAAATGCATCGAGTTCAACTAGAAAGAGCAAACTTGAGTTGTGCAAAACTATATAATGCAGAAATAGAAGGAGCAGATTTAGCTTATGCAAATTTAAATTTTGCTCAGCTTAGAGAAGTAAAGCTCAACGGCGCTGATTTACGATTTGCAAATCTCAGTGAAGCAGATCTAAGCGATTCTGACTTGCAAGGAGCTAACTTAAGTTTTGCAAACCTAACTAAAGCCAATTTAACAAGATGTTGCCTGATAAGAAGTGATTTAAGTGCTGTTTGTTTAAAGGAATCAAGCCTAGAAAAATCTGATTTGACTGGAGCCAAACTTTCAATAGCAAATTTGGAGCAGGCAGTATTAATTCATGCAAGAATGGTAAGAACAAATTTCGGTGATGCTAACTTAGCATCCACTCAATTACAAAATACAAATCTAACCTGCGCCTATCTTAGTGGAGCAAATTTGCAAGGGGCAAACTTAGATGGGGCTAATCTGCAAGATGCATCTGTTATCGGTGTATATTTTGATGAAGAGATTTCGATTGGAGGATTACTTCCTAAAGATTTTGACCTTACTTACGATGAACGTCTCTCAGATGCAAACAAAGTCTTAAATATACTGAAAGACATTATCCTTAAAGAGCTCAGGAAAAGATCAAAATATTTAGTAGATAGAGAAAATTTTTTGGGTAGTCAAGAATGTAATCGCATCATTCTAGAATTTACACCATACATTGATCGTTTTGATAAAGCTATTAATCCAGTCTCGGATACACTTTCGGATAACAATGATGATAATTTAGATCAACTGACTAAGGAACAAATTGTTGAGGAATTCAGCAATATAAATGATGTAATACAAAGGATGAAAGATATAGTTGCAAGGCTGCTAACTTCACTACATATTTAG
- a CDS encoding glutamine synthetase III yields MSGNESRIQAIYQITNREPMPKKAPKRLEEMWATDVFTLSKMQECLPKTVFKSIKKTILTGETLDSSVADAIALAMKDWAISKGALYYAHVFYPLTNITAEKHDGFISVQSDGSAITEFAGKVLVQGEPDGSSFPNGGIRSTFEARGYTAWDVTSPAYIMETDNGSTLCIPTVFVSWTGEALDKKTPLLRSNAAMNKAATKVLKLMGEKDIAPLNSSCGAEQEYFLIDSNFANARPDILLTGRTLFGKPSAKGQQFDDHYFGAIPERVQVFMQDVEERLYRLGIPAKTRHNEVAPGQFEIAPFFEAANVATDHQQMIMTLLRFTAKKHGFMCLLHEKPFAGINGSGKHVNWSVGNSTQGNLLDPGDTPHANAQFLVFCGAVIRGVHKYGPLLRSVVATAGNDHRLGANEAPPAIISMYLGSQLEDVFAQILQGDLKSSSAKGSMNIGVDTLPILPKDPGDRNRTSPFAFTGNRFEFRAVGSNQSVAGPLVAMNTILAESLDWMAEKLEGAMAKGADLNAAITAVLKEVMELHGAVIFNGNGYSEEWHKLAVERGLANLRATPDALPVLKESYIEELFSREGVLTPVELASRFETYAEQYILSIEVEAKLVVSMVKTLIYPAATRYLTDLSNTSLSLKELGVDFDKETIEKVASLTKLAIDGVSKLSDALAKHDFATTEDHMQYLSHTVRPLMDGIRGYVDALEGEVADDLWPLPTYQEMLFIK; encoded by the coding sequence ATGAGCGGAAACGAGTCGCGCATTCAAGCCATTTATCAGATCACCAATCGCGAGCCAATGCCCAAGAAAGCACCAAAGCGCTTGGAAGAGATGTGGGCGACCGATGTGTTTACTCTGAGCAAGATGCAAGAATGTCTTCCTAAGACAGTCTTCAAATCGATCAAGAAAACAATTCTAACTGGTGAAACTCTTGATAGCTCAGTAGCTGACGCGATCGCCTTAGCGATGAAAGATTGGGCAATTTCCAAAGGTGCATTATATTACGCCCACGTCTTTTATCCTTTGACCAACATTACTGCTGAAAAGCATGATGGCTTTATCTCAGTTCAGAGCGATGGGTCGGCGATCACCGAATTTGCTGGTAAAGTCCTTGTACAAGGTGAACCTGATGGTTCCTCATTCCCCAACGGCGGTATCCGTTCTACCTTTGAGGCACGTGGCTATACAGCATGGGATGTCACTAGCCCTGCTTATATCATGGAGACCGACAATGGTTCTACCCTGTGTATTCCTACAGTTTTCGTGTCTTGGACTGGCGAAGCTCTAGACAAGAAGACTCCATTGTTGCGATCGAATGCAGCTATGAATAAAGCTGCCACCAAAGTCTTAAAACTGATGGGTGAGAAAGATATTGCCCCCCTCAACTCTAGCTGTGGTGCTGAACAAGAATATTTCTTGATCGATTCTAATTTTGCTAATGCTCGTCCAGATATTTTACTAACTGGTCGTACCCTATTTGGGAAGCCCTCAGCTAAGGGACAACAGTTTGACGACCATTACTTTGGCGCAATCCCTGAGCGTGTGCAAGTCTTCATGCAAGATGTTGAAGAGCGCTTGTATCGTCTTGGCATTCCTGCCAAAACTCGCCACAACGAAGTTGCCCCCGGACAATTTGAAATTGCGCCATTTTTTGAAGCTGCTAACGTAGCTACTGATCACCAACAAATGATCATGACTCTGCTTCGTTTCACAGCTAAGAAACATGGCTTTATGTGCTTACTCCATGAAAAACCATTTGCAGGCATTAATGGTTCTGGCAAGCATGTTAACTGGTCAGTTGGCAACTCTACTCAAGGTAACTTGCTTGACCCAGGTGATACACCTCACGCCAATGCCCAATTCTTGGTCTTCTGTGGTGCAGTCATTCGTGGGGTTCACAAATATGGACCTCTGCTCCGCTCCGTAGTTGCAACTGCTGGCAATGATCACCGCTTAGGTGCAAACGAAGCTCCTCCTGCGATTATCTCGATGTATCTTGGTTCGCAACTTGAGGATGTATTCGCGCAAATTCTTCAAGGCGATCTGAAGAGTTCATCTGCCAAAGGTTCGATGAATATTGGTGTTGATACCTTGCCAATCTTGCCAAAAGATCCAGGCGATCGCAACCGTACTTCACCTTTTGCTTTCACTGGTAATCGTTTTGAGTTCCGCGCTGTGGGTTCTAATCAATCCGTAGCTGGCCCCCTCGTCGCCATGAATACTATCCTTGCCGAGTCTCTCGACTGGATGGCTGAAAAGCTTGAAGGAGCAATGGCTAAGGGTGCTGATTTGAATGCTGCGATTACTGCTGTTCTTAAAGAAGTAATGGAACTTCATGGCGCAGTAATTTTTAATGGTAACGGCTACTCTGAAGAATGGCATAAACTCGCTGTAGAGCGTGGCTTAGCCAATCTTCGCGCTACCCCCGATGCATTGCCTGTTCTCAAGGAATCTTACATCGAAGAATTGTTCAGTAGAGAAGGTGTTTTAACTCCTGTTGAGTTAGCTAGCCGCTTTGAGACTTACGCTGAGCAGTACATTCTGTCGATTGAAGTTGAAGCTAAGCTTGTTGTCAGCATGGTGAAGACTTTGATTTATCCTGCGGCAACCCGTTATCTCACTGATCTCAGCAATACTTCTCTCAGCTTGAAGGAGCTTGGTGTTGACTTTGATAAAGAAACCATCGAGAAGGTTGCTTCTTTAACTAAGCTTGCGATCGATGGAGTTAGCAAGCTCAGTGACGCTTTGGCAAAACACGATTTCGCTACTACTGAAGATCATATGCAGTATCTCTCTCATACTGTCCGACCTTTAATGGATGGAATCCGTGGCTATGTTGATGCTTTGGAAGGTGAAGTTGCTGATGACCTCTGGCCATTGCCTACCTACCAAGAAATGCTTTTCATTAAGTAA
- a CDS encoding Hsp70 family protein has protein sequence MMNAIAIDFGSSNTLIARWNIATNQPETIIFENLNRPAPLNGLVPSLMYVQNAQAEIVEIGQRIIDQGKDRPQPRLFNQIKRRLVANVNYVPKLDGVKVTPEWLGNQFLRELSKELRSQQIFPSEIILTAPVQAYEKYLRWLDECSAEIFAPNLPTLQTPRIRILDEPTAAALGYEAIAPSALVLVIDFGGGTLDLSLVRLPKSENIAKWGEEIGVNRNEWTEYKAEAIAKTGYTIGGEDIDQWLVQDYLESREETADINADTNLSILKFLMERIKITLSETEIASEIFFDLTTQSAIEINYTRQQLEKLLERKGFYRVLQLAIDELINRTFNKGILKGDIKHILLVGGCTLIPSVCSFVENYFKMGKVYSHKPFEAIAHGALMLSQGLALQDYLFHSYAIRYWDRSAEQWKYQQLFRRGQVYPTRRPVELLLRATQPNQPEIALTIGEMESRPIGAAEISFDGDRIVMQFGQKAKEAFQPLQADANGVGMPQAIAILDPLGQPDCDRLKVLFSISDKRELLVTAIDLLTQRQLLTDYPVAKLQ, from the coding sequence ATGATGAATGCGATCGCCATTGATTTTGGTAGTAGTAACACTCTGATTGCGCGATGGAATATTGCCACAAATCAGCCTGAAACCATAATTTTTGAGAATCTTAATCGTCCTGCACCTTTAAATGGTCTTGTCCCATCATTGATGTATGTGCAGAATGCCCAAGCAGAAATAGTCGAAATCGGTCAGCGGATCATCGATCAAGGTAAAGATCGCCCCCAACCCAGATTATTTAATCAAATCAAACGGCGGTTAGTGGCAAATGTAAATTATGTTCCTAAACTTGATGGAGTTAAAGTAACACCTGAATGGTTAGGCAATCAGTTTTTGCGCGAACTTTCTAAGGAACTGCGATCGCAGCAGATTTTTCCATCGGAAATAATCTTGACAGCTCCTGTACAGGCTTACGAAAAATATTTGCGATGGCTAGATGAATGTAGCGCTGAGATATTTGCGCCCAATCTGCCGACATTGCAAACGCCGCGTATTCGTATTCTTGATGAACCAACGGCTGCGGCTCTTGGTTATGAGGCGATCGCGCCCAGTGCATTAGTATTAGTAATCGATTTTGGCGGTGGCACATTAGATTTATCACTGGTGCGATTACCTAAGAGTGAAAACATTGCCAAATGGGGAGAGGAAATCGGGGTCAATCGCAATGAATGGACAGAGTATAAAGCAGAGGCGATCGCGAAGACAGGTTATACAATCGGTGGCGAAGATATCGATCAATGGTTAGTCCAAGATTATTTAGAAAGTCGTGAAGAAACTGCTGATATAAATGCAGATACTAATTTAAGCATTCTTAAGTTTTTAATGGAACGGATTAAAATCACACTTTCAGAAACAGAAATAGCTTCCGAAATCTTTTTTGATCTAACTACGCAATCTGCGATCGAGATCAATTATACTCGCCAACAATTAGAGAAGTTATTAGAGAGAAAAGGATTTTATCGAGTTCTGCAATTAGCGATCGATGAATTAATCAATCGCACCTTTAATAAAGGAATTCTCAAAGGGGATATTAAACATATTCTCTTAGTCGGTGGTTGTACGCTGATTCCATCAGTATGTTCATTTGTTGAAAACTATTTTAAAATGGGGAAAGTATATAGTCATAAGCCCTTTGAAGCGATTGCCCATGGTGCTTTGATGCTCAGTCAAGGTTTAGCTCTTCAAGATTATCTATTTCATTCCTATGCCATTCGCTATTGGGATCGCAGTGCGGAGCAGTGGAAATATCAACAACTATTTCGCCGAGGACAGGTCTATCCCACTCGCCGTCCCGTAGAGTTATTACTCAGAGCAACTCAACCAAATCAACCCGAAATTGCACTCACCATTGGTGAAATGGAAAGCCGCCCCATCGGGGCAGCAGAAATAAGTTTTGATGGCGATCGCATAGTCATGCAATTTGGGCAAAAAGCTAAAGAAGCTTTTCAACCATTACAAGCTGATGCTAATGGCGTAGGAATGCCACAGGCGATCGCCATACTCGATCCGCTAGGTCAGCCCGATTGCGATCGGCTCAAAGTTTTATTTAGCATTAGCGATAAGCGCGAATTACTAGTAACGGCAATCGATTTACTCACTCAACGTCAATTGTTAACCGATTATCCTGTCGCAAAGCTCCAATAA
- a CDS encoding S8 family serine peptidase has product MSTTPATWALDKSVDRQGIDARTLQKAPYNLTGKDVFIGQVELSRPSRFAVDKISNKLLQLDRIIVQPYEVFFRDGKAIPNRNVDDHSAQVAAVIISQHKIRRGVAPDAKLLSSAYSQRRQDGQPEACIAAQHVARQYNGTVRAINFSFGELLSEDPRPNAKLDGDALLTLCVDWLAATYNTLPIVAGNQGKGGIPIPTDLYNGFTVGFTHEVDGIYRQLDRGNLIDEPYLDRNSNGKYDQGEVFSDLNKDGKWTSGVESPIDGRRSMAILAPGNNLKLPTLQGKFKNANGSSFATPHVVGTIALLHEYANRQITSGYWSIDARRHELIKAVLINSADKLKDIGDGKILGMSKTILDAFGKTWIDTEAYSSRETPLSRSLGAGQLNANRAFQQFQAGQQSPNNGSANISAIGWDTNIVEVDKYQEYVFSDPLVADSFISATLTWDRQVKLNDKNGNGLFDIGEEFSDEDFNKVELYLMRSQDTDISQNIWSSASKIDNLQHIFIKIPITGKYKLRVVFKSPQTNIVSQRYGLAWWAKNS; this is encoded by the coding sequence ATGTCTACTACCCCTGCAACTTGGGCTTTAGACAAATCAGTCGATCGCCAAGGCATAGATGCAAGAACTTTACAAAAAGCACCCTATAACCTTACTGGCAAAGACGTATTTATCGGACAAGTTGAGCTAAGCCGTCCTAGTCGTTTTGCCGTAGATAAAATCTCCAATAAACTTTTGCAACTAGACCGCATCATTGTTCAACCCTACGAAGTCTTTTTTCGTGACGGTAAAGCTATCCCGAATCGCAATGTCGATGATCATTCCGCCCAAGTTGCCGCTGTGATCATTAGCCAACATAAAATTCGTCGTGGGGTTGCCCCAGATGCCAAGCTGCTATCCTCAGCTTATTCACAACGTCGCCAAGATGGACAACCTGAAGCCTGCATCGCGGCTCAGCACGTTGCCCGACAATACAACGGTACTGTTCGCGCTATTAATTTCAGCTTTGGGGAACTCCTCAGTGAAGACCCTCGCCCTAATGCAAAACTCGATGGCGATGCTTTATTAACTCTATGCGTTGATTGGCTCGCTGCAACCTATAACACTTTACCGATCGTTGCTGGTAACCAAGGCAAAGGTGGTATTCCCATCCCCACAGATCTATATAACGGTTTTACGGTCGGATTTACCCATGAGGTCGATGGCATTTACCGTCAACTCGATCGCGGCAACCTAATTGATGAGCCATATCTCGATCGCAACAGCAATGGAAAATATGATCAAGGTGAAGTCTTTAGCGATCTCAATAAAGATGGGAAATGGACATCAGGAGTCGAAAGCCCCATCGATGGTAGGCGCTCAATGGCAATACTAGCTCCTGGAAATAACCTTAAACTACCGACCTTGCAAGGTAAATTTAAAAATGCTAATGGTTCCAGTTTTGCTACCCCCCATGTTGTCGGGACGATCGCACTCCTACATGAATATGCCAATCGCCAAATCACAAGTGGCTACTGGAGTATTGATGCGCGTCGTCATGAATTAATTAAAGCTGTGCTAATTAACTCTGCTGATAAGCTCAAGGATATTGGCGATGGCAAAATTCTCGGCATGTCGAAGACTATTCTGGATGCTTTTGGCAAAACATGGATCGACACCGAAGCCTATTCTAGCCGTGAGACACCCCTCAGTCGTAGTCTGGGGGCAGGTCAACTCAATGCCAATCGCGCTTTTCAGCAATTTCAAGCAGGGCAACAATCTCCAAATAATGGCTCAGCTAATATCTCTGCGATCGGCTGGGATACAAATATTGTCGAAGTTGATAAATACCAAGAATATGTTTTTAGTGATCCCTTAGTTGCTGATAGTTTTATTTCGGCAACTCTAACTTGGGATCGTCAAGTTAAGCTCAACGACAAAAATGGTAATGGGTTATTTGATATTGGCGAAGAGTTCAGCGATGAGGATTTTAATAAAGTTGAGTTGTATTTGATGCGATCGCAAGATACCGATATTTCCCAAAATATCTGGTCATCAGCTAGCAAAATTGACAACTTACAGCATATATTCATAAAAATCCCCATAACAGGCAAATACAAACTTAGAGTTGTTTTTAAGTCTCCCCAAACAAATATAGTTAGCCAACGCTATGGCTTAGCTTGGTGGGCAAAAAACTCTTAA
- a CDS encoding ATP synthase subunit I: MDSSSSSVSDGMDEYNRLKLKLLMLTIISGLAIGLVVLCVYGWNIALSYFVGAVVGAIYLRMLSKGVDRLGKQSKRLGYARFGVFVVLIAIAAKSEQLQVLPAFFGFMTYKLAVLAILAQDLTGVSHSR; this comes from the coding sequence GTGGACAGCTCATCTTCATCAGTTTCTGATGGAATGGATGAATACAATCGTCTCAAATTAAAGCTGTTAATGCTAACCATCATCTCTGGACTAGCTATTGGTCTGGTTGTGTTGTGCGTGTATGGATGGAACATTGCACTCAGCTATTTTGTCGGTGCAGTGGTCGGTGCTATCTATCTTAGGATGCTTTCCAAAGGGGTAGATCGTTTGGGTAAACAGTCCAAGCGACTCGGTTATGCTCGCTTTGGCGTATTTGTAGTTCTAATAGCGATCGCCGCCAAGTCAGAACAATTGCAGGTTTTGCCAGCATTTTTTGGCTTTATGACCTACAAACTTGCTGTTTTAGCGATTCTTGCTCAAGATTTGACAGGTGTGTCTCATTCTCGCTGA
- the atpB gene encoding F0F1 ATP synthase subunit A encodes MIDPVIFSHQNSFAALEVGKHFYWQFGNLAVHGQVLIVSWIVMGVVLVAAIIGSSTAKADQHVPAGFQNFMEYALEYVQSIAKDQIGEKHYREWVPFVGSLFLFIFVSNWAGALVPWKLIKLPEGELGAPTGDINTTVALALLVSLAYFYGGLKKRGLEFFTRYVQASPFLLPLWVLEDFTKPLSLSFRLFGNILADELVVGVMVLLVPLFVPMPLMVLGLFTSAIQALIFSTLAASYIGEAMEGHGDEGHEH; translated from the coding sequence ATGATCGATCCAGTAATTTTTAGCCATCAAAACAGTTTTGCCGCACTAGAAGTGGGTAAACACTTTTATTGGCAGTTCGGTAACCTAGCGGTACATGGTCAAGTATTAATCGTTAGCTGGATTGTAATGGGCGTAGTACTTGTTGCTGCAATCATCGGATCTAGCACGGCCAAAGCTGACCAACATGTTCCCGCAGGTTTTCAAAATTTCATGGAATATGCTCTGGAATACGTTCAGAGCATTGCCAAAGACCAAATTGGCGAGAAGCATTATAGAGAATGGGTACCATTTGTTGGTAGTCTATTCTTGTTTATCTTCGTATCAAATTGGGCTGGAGCACTAGTTCCTTGGAAACTAATTAAGCTACCTGAAGGCGAACTAGGCGCACCTACTGGTGACATTAATACAACTGTTGCCTTGGCTTTGTTAGTCTCTCTAGCCTATTTCTATGGGGGATTGAAGAAGCGTGGACTGGAATTTTTTACCAGATATGTTCAAGCTTCACCGTTTCTCCTCCCTTTATGGGTTCTAGAAGACTTTACGAAACCACTCTCCCTGAGCTTCCGTCTTTTCGGGAACATTCTCGCGGATGAGCTAGTAGTTGGCGTTATGGTTCTCCTAGTGCCTTTGTTTGTTCCTATGCCATTAATGGTTTTGGGACTATTTACAAGCGCAATCCAAGCCTTGATTTTCTCAACACTTGCCGCGTCTTACATTGGTGAAGCAATGGAAGGTCATGGAGATGAAGGTCATGAGCATTAG
- the atpE gene encoding ATP synthase F0 subunit C: MDPLVASASVIAASIAVGLGAVGPGIGQGTAASRAVEGIARQPEAEGKIRGTLLLSFAFMEALTIYGLVIALILLFANPFA; encoded by the coding sequence ATTGATCCATTAGTAGCCTCAGCTTCAGTAATCGCCGCTAGTATCGCTGTTGGTCTTGGTGCAGTTGGGCCTGGTATCGGACAAGGTACTGCTGCTAGCCGCGCTGTTGAAGGTATTGCACGTCAGCCTGAAGCAGAAGGCAAAATCCGTGGCACACTTCTTTTGAGCTTTGCATTCATGGAAGCTCTAACGATTTATGGACTGGTTATTGCTCTGATCCTATTATTTGCCAATCCTTTTGCTTAA
- a CDS encoding F0F1 ATP synthase subunit B' — MILLNLVSTVLLAAEAVEQKGGLFDVNATLPIMAVQFIVFVAILNVIFFKPLSKAIDDRDDYVREQIIGAKERLEKAELVVKQYEQELATARKATQNVLATAQASANKIRNERIDAAMAEAKAKVATAKAEIEKQKQDATASLDTEVESLSRQVLEKLLGNLVRS; from the coding sequence ATGATACTTTTGAACCTTGTCTCAACTGTTCTGCTTGCTGCGGAAGCTGTCGAGCAGAAGGGTGGATTATTTGATGTCAATGCCACTCTCCCCATTATGGCGGTGCAGTTCATTGTTTTTGTGGCAATTCTCAACGTTATTTTCTTCAAGCCTCTAAGTAAAGCGATCGATGATCGTGACGATTATGTTAGAGAGCAAATTATTGGAGCGAAAGAACGTCTAGAGAAAGCTGAGTTAGTTGTAAAGCAATATGAGCAAGAGCTTGCTACTGCTCGTAAAGCCACTCAAAACGTTTTAGCTACCGCTCAAGCGTCCGCAAATAAGATTCGCAACGAACGTATTGATGCAGCTATGGCAGAAGCAAAAGCAAAAGTTGCAACTGCTAAGGCTGAAATCGAAAAACAAAAGCAAGATGCTACAGCATCTTTGGATACGGAAGTGGAATCACTCAGTCGCCAAGTTCTAGAAAAGCTTTTGGGTAACTTAGTAAGATCCTAG
- a CDS encoding F0F1 ATP synthase subunit B: MISNFVLLASEAGESSGIGFNTDILETNVINLVIVVAFLVYAGRGFLGKILSNRLESIQSAIGDAEKRQKEATDKLAVQQGKLAQAKTEADNLRKQAETDAKHAADLILATVDADIARLRESADQEIATEQERVIVQLRQQVADKALASVQSYFDRGLSESTQIELIDRSIALLSSD; encoded by the coding sequence ATGATTAGCAATTTCGTTTTACTTGCTAGCGAAGCAGGCGAGTCTTCAGGAATTGGTTTTAATACCGATATTCTTGAAACTAATGTAATTAACTTAGTAATTGTCGTAGCTTTCCTGGTATATGCAGGTCGCGGTTTTCTTGGCAAGATCCTCTCAAATCGCTTGGAGTCCATCCAGTCAGCGATTGGTGATGCAGAGAAACGTCAAAAAGAAGCAACAGATAAGCTAGCAGTGCAGCAAGGAAAATTGGCTCAGGCAAAAACTGAAGCGGATAACTTGCGTAAACAGGCTGAAACTGATGCTAAGCACGCGGCTGATTTAATTTTGGCAACGGTAGATGCAGATATTGCTCGTTTGCGAGAATCTGCCGATCAAGAGATTGCAACAGAACAAGAAAGGGTAATCGTGCAATTGCGTCAGCAAGTTGCCGACAAAGCTCTTGCTAGTGTGCAGTCATATTTTGATCGCGGTTTGAGTGAATCTACTCAAATTGAACTAATCGACCGTAGCATTGCCCTTTTAAGTTCTGACTAG
- the atpH gene encoding ATP synthase F1 subunit delta, with amino-acid sequence MKSSSVSQAVVAPYAEALMSLAQEQNHLDAIAKDVRLISETLTDSVELTQLFASPLVGANVKKGVIESAFGSSVNVLTKSFLLLLVDRKRIAFLSEIISQFQALLRVIDGVALAEITSALKLSRSQEDSLRDRVKAMTKSKSVQLDITINPDLIGGVIIKVGSQVVDASIRGQLRRLKTSLTAGV; translated from the coding sequence ATGAAATCTAGTTCTGTTAGTCAAGCAGTCGTTGCTCCCTATGCTGAGGCTTTGATGTCCTTAGCCCAAGAGCAAAATCATTTAGATGCGATCGCCAAAGATGTACGTTTAATTAGCGAAACTCTTACTGATTCAGTTGAATTAACTCAACTTTTCGCAAGTCCTCTAGTTGGTGCAAATGTCAAAAAAGGCGTAATTGAAAGTGCATTTGGTTCTTCGGTTAACGTTTTGACCAAAAGCTTTCTACTTCTATTAGTGGATCGCAAACGCATTGCCTTCTTGAGCGAAATCATCAGTCAGTTTCAAGCTTTATTGCGTGTGATTGATGGCGTAGCTCTTGCAGAAATTACATCTGCTTTAAAATTGAGCAGATCTCAAGAGGATAGCCTTCGCGATCGCGTCAAAGCGATGACTAAATCTAAGAGCGTCCAGCTTGACATAACCATCAATCCTGATTTGATCGGTGGCGTAATCATCAAAGTTGGCTCTCAGGTAGTAGATGCAAGCATTCGTGGACAGCTACGCCGTCTTAAGACAAGCTTAACCGCAGGCGTTTAG